From the genome of Triticum aestivum cultivar Chinese Spring chromosome 3B, IWGSC CS RefSeq v2.1, whole genome shotgun sequence, one region includes:
- the LOC123071687 gene encoding AP2-like ethylene-responsive transcription factor BBM2, with amino-acid sequence MATVNNWLGFSLSPQELPPSAAASGDVSGADVCYNIPQDWNMRGSELSALVAEPKLEDFLGGISYSDHHHHQHKQPGGNNMVVPAGSASGGAACYANSGGSSVGYLYHPSSASLQFADSVMVASSGGGVHHDGAGIMANTTANGDLNGGGGGGIGLSMIKSWLRSQPSPAQAQPPEQQRAEAAAQGLSLSMNMAACIPPLVGGERGVPELAIVRKDDTAGGSSAGSGAVVSAGADSTGGSSGAVVETPASRKTADTFGQRTSIYRGVTRHRWTGRYEAHLWDNSCRREGQTRKGRQVYLGGYDKEEKAARAYDLAALKYWGATTTTNFPVNNYEKELDEMKHMTRQEFVASLRRKSSGFSRGASIYRGVTRHHQHGRWQARIGRVAGNKDLYLGTFSTQEEAAEAYDIAAIKFRGLNAVTNFDMTRYDVKSILDSTALPIGSAAKRLKDKEAATASSLALQQQQHAGVVSGYDMGALAAYGAAYHHHHPSVAGAVAWPTIAFQTPPQQVSGGGGGHMYHPYAHAQPLRGWCKQEPDHAVIAAAHSLQELHHLNLGAGGGAHDFFSQHAQAMQQQHGGLGSIDNGAGASLEHSTGSNSVVYNNGAVESYMLPMSTTTTAAVSHAHEQAAAHAHARAVAAQAYSGGNMSRDHDDGKIAYENYLVSTAEAYGGGRMAAWAPASAPPATSSSDMTGTQLFSVWNDTN; translated from the exons ATGGCCACCGTGAACAACTGGTTGGGCTTCTCCCTCTCCCCGCAGGAgctccctccctccgccgccgcctcagGTGACGTCTCCGGCGCCGACGTCTGCTACAACATCCCGCAAG ATTGGAACATGAGGGGATCGGAGCTATCAGCGCTGGTGGCGGAGCCGAAGCTGGAGGACTTCCTTGGCGGCATATCTTATTCCGACCATCACCACCACCAGCACAAGCAGCCTGGCGGCAACAACATGGTCGTCCCTGCAGGCAGCGCCAGTGGCGGTGCCGCTTGCTACGCGAACTCTGGCGGCAGTAGCGTGGGCTACCTGTACCACCCCAGCTCGGCCTCCCTCCAGTTTGCCGACTCCGTCATGGTGGCTTCCTCCGGCGGTGGCGTCCACCACGACGGCGCTGGCATCATGGCGAACACCACAGCCAACGGTGACCTTAatggcggcggcgggggtggcATCGGGCTGTCCATGATCAAGAGCTGGCTGCGGAGCCAGCCATCCCCGGCACAAGCACAACCACCGGAGCAACAGAGGGcagaggcggcggcgcaggggctCTCGCTGTCCATGAACATGGCGGCGTGCATACCGCCGCTTGTTGGCGGGGAGCGTGGCGTGCCGGAGTTGGCGATTGTACGGAAGGATGACACGGCTGGTGGCAGCAGTGCTGGTTCTGGCGCCGTAGTGTCGGCCGGTGCGGACAGCACTGGCGGAAGCAGTGGCGCGGTGGTCGAGACTCCAGCGTCGAGGAAGACAGCCGACACGTTTGGGCAGCGGACTTCGATTTATCGTGGCGTGACCAG GCATAGATGGACCGGGAGATATGAGGCTCACTTGTGGGACAACAGTTGCAGAAGAGAAGGGCAAACTCGCAAGGGTCGTCAAG TCTATCTAG GTGGCTATGACAAAGAGGAGAAAGCTGCAAGAGCTTATGATTTGGCTGCTCTCAAGTATTGGGGTGCCACGACGACGACAAATTTCCCA GTAAACAACTATGAAAAAGAGCTAGACGAGATGAAGCACATGACAAGGCAGGAGTTTGTGGCATCTCTGCGAAG AAAGAGCAGTGGTTTCTCCAGAGGTGCATCCATTTATCGTGGAGTAACTAG GCACCACCAACATGGGAGATGGCAAGCGAGGATAGGGAGAGTTGCAGGGAACAAGGACCTCTACTTGGGCACCTTCA GCACGCAGGAGGAGGCTGCCGAGGCGTACGACATCGCGGCGATCAAGTTCAGGGGCCTTAACGCTGTCACCAACTTCGATATGACGCGCTACGACGTCAAGAGCATCCTCGACAGCACCGCGCTCCCCATCGGCAGCGCCGCCAAGCGCCTCAAGGACAAAGAGGCAGCCACGGCGTCGTCCCTCgcgctgcagcagcagcagcacgcagGCGTGGTGAGCGGCTACGACATGGGCGCCCTGGCCGCCTACGGTGCGGCGTACCACCACCATCACCCCTCCGTCGCCGGCGCTGTTGCGTGGCCGACCATCGCGTTCCAGACGCCGCCTCAGCAGGTttccggcggcggtggtggacaCATGTACCACCCCTACGCCCATGCGCAGCCGCTGCGCGGGTGGTGCAAGCAGGAGCCGGACCACGCGGTGATCGCGGCCGCGCACAGCCTGCAGGAGCTCCACCACCTCAACCTCGGCGCCGGTGGCGGCGCACACGACTTCTTCTCGCAGCATGCCCAGGCGATGCAGCAGCAGCATGGCGGCCTTGGCAGCATCGACAACGGGGCCGGCGCCTCGCTGGAGCACAGCACTGGCTCCAACTCCGTAGTGTACAACAACGGCGCGGTCGAGAGCTATATGCTGCCAATGAGCACCACCACCACTGCGGCGGTGAGCCACGCCCACGAGCAGGCGGCAGCGCATGCCCACGCACGGGCGGTGGCGGCACAGGCGTATAGCGGCGGCAACATGAGCAGGGATCACGACGACGGGAAGATCGCCTACGAGAACTACCTCGTCAGCACCGCAGAAGCCTACGGTGGGGGGAGGATGGCTGCGTGGGCGCCGGCCTCAGCTCCGCCGGCGACAAGCAGCAGCGACATGACCGGCACGCAGCTCTTCAGCGTCTGGAACGACACTAATTAG
- the LOC123071688 gene encoding extensin-1 codes for MKVSVGHQPKGQLCLVLAVLVTMAMLGEAARSLPPPSLSASPTYAPIIKVIGKAYCYRCFNEAHPEESHGKEHLEGAMVKVTCQANDQAIVGFGYTESNGKYSVAITGLPLSGTFGADSCKVELHAAAGGSDCNVPMELNLSGVSVYSKSNEEVVLQANQVMAFGSKKTFAGCSKPHILPSMYPSNSQPLPYQHPSPPSNYKSPPLPHQHSPPPSNKFPPPSYQYPSPPQNFYSSPPPYQQSTPSNNYQAPPTSNNPTPTHKYLPPPYYYNSPPPNSHVAPPLPYLQSPPPYNYKSPILPLSPTPPQHYNSPPPFNYGSSPPPYQYSPLLPPKHLQPNVPHANPLPASISPRSLYPYGSPPPASISPQPLYPYSSPPSYLNSYQSPPPPIQLPHVKSPPVSSTSPQPLHHYSSPPPSLPNSYQSPPPPIQLPHVKSPPVSSTPPQPLHHYSSPPPSLLNSYQSPPPPSHLS; via the exons ATGAAAGTAAGCGTTGGACACCAGCCAAAGGGTCAGCTATGCCTGGTCTTAGCCGTGCTGGTTACCATGGCAATGCTCGGTGAGGCAGCGAGAAGCTTGCCACCACCTTCTCTTTCAGCATCGCCAACGTATGCTCCTATCATTAAGGTGATAGGCAAAGCATACTGCTATAGATGCTTCAACGAGGCACACCCAGAAGAATCCCATGGGAAGGAGCACCTGGAAG GAGCCATGGTCAAGGTCACTTGCCAGGCCAATGACCAGGCAATAGTGGGATTTGGCTACACCGAAAGCAATGGCAAATACAGTGTGGCCATTACTGGTTTGCCACTTAGCGGCACCTTTGGGGCTGACTCATGCAAGGTTGAGCTCCATGCAGCAGCAGGAGGATCTGACTGCAATGTGCCCATGGAGTTAAATCTCTCTGGAGTTAGCGTTTACTCAAAGTCCAATGAAGAAGTGGTTCTCCAAGCCAACCAAGtaatggcatttggatcaaagaAAACATTTGCTGGATGTTCAAAACCTCACATTCTACCATCAATGTATCCATCTAATTCACAGCCACTCCCATACCAGCATCCCTCACCTCCATCCAACTACAAATCCCCACCATTACCGCACCAGCATTCGCCACCTCCTTCTAACAAGTTTCCACCTCCATCATATCAGTATCCATCACCTCCACAGAACTTCTACTCTTCGCCGCCACCATACCAACAGTCCACACCTTCAAACAACTACCAAGCTCCACCAACATCTAACAATCCAACACCAACCCACAAGTATTTACCACCCCCATACTACTACAACTCCCCACCTCCGAACAGCCACGTAGCTCCACCACTGCCATACCTGCAGTCCCCGCCCCCATACAACTACAAGTCACCTATTCTACCATTGTCACCAACGCCTCCTCAACATTATAACTCTCCACCTCCATTTAACTATGGATCTTCACCCCCACCTTACCAATATTCTCCACTGCTGCCTCCAAAACATCTACAACCAAATGTTCCTCATGCTAATCCGCTACCAGCATCAATATCTCCACGGTCTCTATACCCCTATGGCTCTCCACCACCAGCATCAATATCCCCACAGCCTCTTTACCCCTACAGCTCTCCACCATCATATCTGAACTCGTACCAATCCCCACCACCACCGATTCAGCTTCCTCATGTAAAATCGCCACCAGTTTCTTCAACATCTCCACAGCCTCTGCACCACTACAGCTCTCCACCACCATCGCTTCCAAACTCGTACCAATCCCCACCACCACCGATTCAGCTTCCTCATGTAAAATCGCCACCAGTTTCTTCAACACCTCCACAGCCTCTGCACCACTACAGCTCACCACCACCATCGCTTCTGAACTCCTACCAATCCCCGCCACCACCGAGTCACCTGTCATAA
- the LOC123071690 gene encoding uncharacterized protein, giving the protein MRRESWRAAGAEPAPAPKWKGNRRRRGLHRVLTRRPVRPTQSADTYAPSPPKLARILSPSPSPTPPRQALLPADPDRSGSDHQPSANSGDKLSHRDRRFRGCCHQSAVGYWRQAVFKQDNYEQEET; this is encoded by the exons ATGCGACGTGAGTCGTGGCGTGCGGCGGGCGCTGAGCCTGCACCGGCACCGAAATGGAAAGGCAACCGCCGGCGCCGAGGACTGCACCGCGTGCTCACGAGGCGGCCCGTACGGCCCACCCAGAGCGCGGACACATACGCCCCAAGCCCACCTAAACTGGCCCGGATCCTCTCTCCGTCTCCGTCCCCGACGCCGCCACGCCAGGCTCTGCTGCCCGCGGACCCTGACCGGAGCGGCAGTGACCACCAGCCATCCGCCAACTCCGGCGATAAACTCTCGCACAGAGACCGCCGCTTCCGTGGTTGCTGTCATCAATCTGCGGTGGGTTACTGGAGGCAG GCAGTGTTCAAGCAAGATAACTATGAACAAGAAGAAACTTGA
- the LOC123071691 gene encoding uncharacterized protein At3g49140, which produces MSAGATVNWIRTPFHTQRFHDFSSLSFRCRNTFGSIQPCWLATDQDSSLSKVRVAADYSDSVPDSKYMRDRGYHPLEEIKERPKKKDISLTDVETARTVVEANSKGLLVFPARVHNEPHGHVSWSEFQYVVDDYGDIFFQVPDDGNILEDDDANNPVTVFIGTDGAIIGETSAVTSDFSDHVVVEDSMDMHDNDSKVDTEITDILIEWGMPVTMRSIHPIYFAKCLTKAVHDNHGEKIDNPSNGVSIVGYLRPAFIEEESYLRSLFGAEYSADGYSSNWREEYNREPQPASGTNGLIDGDKSRLDINNTESSIDSTIYKLEMMSIELFSVYGKQFMIDPQDFQDAEPDLLSNHASDIIKRVKENSDQCTMALRSLCSRKKGLTVEDASLIGVDSLGIDVRAFSGLEARTVRFSFNAQALSERSAEKKIKRMLFPRYRKTVKVSAEDEC; this is translated from the exons ATGTCGGCAGGAGCCACTGTAAACTGGATCAGAACCCCATTTCACACCCAGAGATTTCATGACTTCTCAAGTTTAAG TTTTAGATGCCGAAACACTTTTGGATCAATTCAGCCTTGCTGGTTGGCAACTGATCAGGATTCATCCCTCTCCAAAGTCCGTGTGGCTGCAGACTACTCAGATTCAGTGCCAGATTCCAAGTACATGAGAGATCGGGGATACCATCCTCTTGAAGAAATCAAAGAACGCCCAAAGAAAAAGGACATTTCACTGACAGATGTAGAAACAGCTAGAACAGTAGTAGAG GCAAATAGCAAGGGATTGCTCGTATTTCCTGCCAGGGTGCATAATGAACCTCATGGACATGTTTCTTGGTCAGAATTTCAGTATGTTGTTGATGACTATGGAG ACATTTTCTTTCAAGTACCTGATGACGGGAACATCTTGGAAGATGATGATGCAAACAACCCTGTG ACAGTTTTTATCGGAACGGATGGTGCCATTATCGGTGAAACTAGTGCGGTAACTAGTGATTTCAGCGACCACGTGGTCGTTGAGGATTCTATGGACATGCATGATAATGACAGCAAG GTTGATACAGAAATAACGGATATTCTTATAGAGTGGGGAATGCCGGTGACGATGCGTTCAATACATCCTATATATTTTGCCAAGTGTTTGACAAAG GCTGTTCATGATAATCATGGAGAGAAGATTGATAATCCATCAAACGGTGTCTCTATTGTAGGATACCTGAGACCTGCTTTTATCGAAGAAGAGTCTTATTTGAGGAGTTTATTTGGTGCTGAATACAGTGCCGATGGTTATTCATCTAATTGGAGAG AGGAATACAACAGAGAACCCCAGCCAGCTTCTGGAACCAATGGCCTAATTG ATGGTGATAAATCGAGATTGGACATCAACAATACGGAAAGTAGCATTGATTCAACCATCTACAAGCTGGAAATGATGTCAATTGAGCTGTTTTCCGTCTATGGTAAGCAG TTTATGATTGATCCACAAGACTTTCAAGATGCAGAACCAGATCTTCTTTCAAATCATGCTTCGGACATTATAAAACGCGTCAAAGAAAACAGTGATCAGTGTACCATGGCTCTAAGGTCCCTCTGTAGCCGGAAAAAAGGCCTTACAGTAGAG GATGCAAGTTTGATAGGTGTCGATAGTCTTGGTATCGACGTCAGAGCCTTTTCTGGCTTGGAAGCTCGGACCGTTCGATTTTCATTCAATGCCCAG GCGTTATCTGAACGTTCGGCCGAAAAGAAGATCAAGCGAATGCTTTTTCCACGTTATCGCAAGACCGTGAAAGTTTCCGCTGAAGATGAATGTTAG